Proteins encoded together in one Vigna angularis cultivar LongXiaoDou No.4 chromosome 5, ASM1680809v1, whole genome shotgun sequence window:
- the LOC108340052 gene encoding wax ester synthase/diacylglycerol acyltransferase 4 — MHRNCSSMDQLYEEVEEPVSPAGQYFNSSVICSYVFGFLEIEIPIDDSMTIPLIKDVFLPINPRFSSIMIRDENGKRRWKRVEVKPEEHVKIPKFPESELYDQYFDEYVTRILTERTPQNKPLWEIHIIKYPTSKAAGTVIFKLHHALGDGYSLMGALLSCLERIDDPSLPLTFPSRTSSTSQASKKNVIQKLPSFVSSFFSSLSDFGSSLVKTRMVVDDKTPVRSGYEGTESMLFVLSSISLSVDHVKAIKTKLGVTINDVITGMIFYGIRLYMEEIEYMARKAKSTAVVMLNTRNVKGYKSVKEMQNSKVKGLWGNKISFLQIPIPKLSQSKSYNPLEFVWNARKLIKKKRRSFSVYLIGLLLDLEMKLKGPEAVAKIIYKTLGNCSVVISNIFGPLEQMALANHPISGLYFTMTGGPENIDITIMSYVKVLRITFRTLKGFIDEQKFRFCIEKAFDVIFKAAMEISQTPNNK, encoded by the exons atGCACAGAAACTGTAGCTCAATGGATCAATTATATGAAGAGGTTGAAGAACCAGTGAGTCCGGCAGGTCAATATTTCAACAGTTCTGTGATATGTTCGTATGTTTTTGGCTTTCTTGAAATAGAAATTCCTATTGATGACTCAATGACAATACCTTTGATTAAGGATGTCTTCCTCCCCATCAACCCACGTTTCTCCTCTATCATG ATAAGAGACGAAAATGGTAAAAGGAGATGGAAAAGGGTAGAAGTGAAGCCTGAAGAGCACGTAAAGATTCCGAAATTTCCAGAATCTGAATTATATGATCAGTATTTTGATGAGTATGTGACAAGGATTCTGACTGAAAGAACACCTCAAAACAAACCACTGTGGGAAATTCATATCATTAAGTATCCAACCAGCAAAGCTGCAGGCACAGTAATTTTCAAGCTGCATCATGCTCTTGGAGATGGCTACTCCCTAATGGGTGCGCTTCTTTCTTGTCTTGAAAGAATCGATGACCCTTCTCTTCCACTAACTTTTCCTTCAAGAACATCATCAACTTCACAAGCTTCAAAGAAAAACGTGATTCAGAAGTTACCTTCTTTTGTCTCTTCCTTTTTTAGCTCCTTGTCAGATTTTGGATCAAGCTTAGTGAAGACAAGAATGGTTGTAGATGACAAAACACCAGTAAGATCTGGATATGAAGGAACTGAGTCCATGCTTTTTGTCTTGTCAAGCATATCACTGTCTGTTGATCATGTCAAAGCAATCAAAACCAAGCTTGGAGTG ACGATAAATGATGTGATTACTGGGATGATTTTCTATGGGATTCGATTGTACATGGAAGAGATTGAATACATGGCTAGAAAAGCAAAATCGACTGCTGTGGTAATGCTGAACACAAGAAATGTTAAAGGGTACAAATCAGTGAAGGAGATGCAAAATTCAAAGGTGAAAGGTTTATGGGGAAACAAAATTTCTTTCCTACAAATACCTATTCCAAAGCTAAGTCAATCCAAAAGCTATAACCCTCTTGAGTTTGTTTGGAATGCCAGAAAACTTATAAAGAAGAAGAGACGTTCTTTCAGTGTTTATCTCATAGGTTTGCTCTTAGATTTGGAGATGAAATTAAAAGGCCCCGAG GCTGTGGCTAAAATCATCTACAAGACTCTAGGAAACTGCAGTGTTGTTATATCAAACATTTTTGGGCCATTGGAACAAATGGCTCTGGCAAATCATCCCATAAGTGGTTTATATTTCACTATGACTGGTGGACCTGAG AATATAGACATAACTATTATGAGCTATGTGAAAGTGTTGAGAATCACCTTCAGAACACTAAAGGGATTCATTGATGAACAGAAGTTCAGGTTTTGCATAGAGAAAGCCTTTGATGTGATATTCAAAGCTGCCATGGAGATTTCTCAAACACCCAATAACAAATAA